The DNA sequence AACTTTGATAATCTTCCTTCTAGTTTAAATATAAATGCCGATACTCAGTTAATGATTGATGATGGAGTGGTGTTAGCTAATTCTGTTGTTAATGAAAATCAAACAAAGATTAATCTTGACGTTAGTCAGCTTCCATTAAATAATATCATCAATAACCTTCCTGCTCAAATTACCTCCAGTCAAATCAGAATTAACTTAGCCACTGCGGAATTATTCCTATTAACTCAACAACCTTTTAACTCAGAGACTATCACAACCTTAGATAGTTTAACCGTTAATGCTGATGTGAGAGGAGAATTTGCGGGAGGAAGACTATCAACAGAAGCAGTAGTCAAAGACGGAATTTTATCCTTATCAGGGGAAACAGAAAATATCGTCTTATCCCAACTCTTACCGAATCTGAAGAATACCAATCTTAATAATATTCAAGCAGAAAATATTAGAGGAAACTTTCAACTCAAAGCCGGTGTATCAGAATTAATCACCTTCGGTAAAAACTATCTCAACAATCAAAATATATCCTTAGCCTCTCTTCCTAGTTTAAATATTAAAGGTGATGGAAGATTAAATATAGCAGGAGGAGAAGTCAAAATATCAGGCAATCTGAGAGGGAATCAATGGCAAAGCAATATAGATACCCAAAATCTTAACATCGAAAAAATTGCTTCTCAACTTTCCTTACCCTTCCTTAATAATAATGATAGTTTTAACCTCGCCTCTCTTGGTAATCTAAATACCAGTATTAACTTAGGTGGTAGTCTGACGGATTTATCTTTTGATAACCTATCTTTACCTATTACTATTCAACCCACCAAGATTAATATCGGTGATAATCTTGTTACCCTTGCAGGAAATTTTCTTTTAATTAATCCTTTCACCCAACCTGATATAAATAACCTCCGACTGCAAGTAACAACAAAAGCCAATTTAGCAACCCTTCCCCTTAACAGTCTTCTTGCTTCCCTAGATGAAAATAATAATAAGGGTATTAACTATCTTCCTTCAGAAGTTAACTTAAATGGTATCGCTAAATTTAATGGCGTTATAACCGCTAACAATGTCTTAACTAATCCCCTCGGTTTTAACTTAATAGGAGATTTAAGTCTCAATAACTTTGCTTTTAATCAAATAGCCTTTGAATCTTCCCTCTCAGGAAAAGTTAATGTTAATCCCCGTGAGAAAATAGCTGTTAATCTTAAAGGTAAGGAAGACATCATCGCTACCAGCTTAATTAGAAAGGATTTAACTTTACCCAATCAAGCAACTATTCCCTTTACTCTTTCTTCTATTACTATCAATCAACAAGATAACTTTTTCTTAGAAGGAAAACTAGCGGAAAATAATCAATTTATCGCAACGGTAAAAAACTTATCCTTAGAAAATTTGGCTTTACAACCAGTGGCTAACTATGGCATCAAAGGCAAATTAAAGGGAGACTTTAGCAGTCAGTTAACCCTTAACTTAAATGATTTCACCGCCGAGGGAAATATTGCCATTAATAATCCAGCCATTGGGGTAGTGGAAGGAAAAGAAATTAAAGCAGATTTTAACTATCAAAATAATATCGCTCAATTAAATCAAGGAAGGTTATCATTTGCTAATACGCAATATGATTTGAGTGGCAAAGTTAATCTCGTTACTCAGGAAATAGAAGGCAAAGTTAACTTACAAGGAGAGATGGAAGATATTTTTTCCACTCTGAGAATAACCGATGTTGCTAGTGTCTCGGCTTTATGGCAACAATTACAAAATCAAGACACCTTCTCCTCGGCGGATAATATTCCTTCTCAATCTATCGGTAATAGTGATGATAGTATCAAAACCCAAGTTAATTTACTCACTCAAGTTGATAAACAAATCCAAACCCTAGCGAGAAAAGTTGAATCAGGAAGCATTCCCAATGATTTAGATATTCAAGGGAAATATCAAGGGGAAATTCTTATCGCTGGAAAGTTAACTAATCCCGAAATTCAACTAGATTTTGAAGGCAATCAATGGCAGTGGCTACCGCAACAAAACTATCCTGTGATTCTTGATTCTTTAGGCTTAGTAATGAAACAAACCCAAGCAATAGCTATTCCTAAACTTGCTATTAATGCCAATTTTGTCAATAATAATTTAACCTTAAAACCTTTTCTTTTAAATATCGGTGGAAGTGAAGTTGCTTTTGCAGGAAATTTATCTTTAGATAGTCAAGAGGGAGAATTTAAAGTTGCTAATTTACCCGTAGATTTTATTACAGATATTATCTCTTCTCCTTTGGATGTGGATGGTTTAATTAATGTCAACGGAAAAATCACAGGTAATCTGTTAAATCCTTCCATTGTCGGTAATTTTGCTCTTAATAATGCAGCCGTAGAAGGTTCAATTTTAGCAAACCAAATTCTCGCTGATTTTCAATATCAGAATTATACTTTAAGTGTGGAAAGTAGTCAACCAGAATATTTACAGTTTAAGGCAATTTTACCCTATTATCCTTTAATGGAGTTGGATAAACCTGCTTTAATTAGTTTAAATTTACGCCCAGAATCGAGAGGGTTGGTTAAGGGATTAACTCAAGGAAAAATAGATTTGGTTGATGGTGATTTTCAAGGAAATTTAGAAATAACTACCGCTTCTTTAAATCAATTGGTAAATAATTTTAATTTTGAAGATATTGCCGTTAAAGGAAATCTTAATTTTGAAAATACTCAAATTAAAACAAGTTTAATAGATGAATCAATTTTCTTGACAGGAAATATTAATTTACAAGAAAATAGGGTTATTAATGCTGATAATTTACTCGCAAAAGTTAATCAAACTGAGGTTAATATTAATGGGAATCTACCTGTTTTTAATTCAAATAATATTCAGGGTGATAATTTAATAGTAAATATTCCTCAACAATCTCTGAATTTAGAGGGTTTATATTCAGGCAATATTGATGCAAATATTGAAATAAATGGCACTGCTTTCTATCCTAAAATTGGTGGATATTTGGCGTTAAATAATGGTAATTTTACTATTCCATCTCAAGAAAGATTGTCATCTTTTAATAATAGTAAAAATTCTGGTTTAATTGCTAATAATTGGCTTAATAGTAATCCCTCAAGTAATAGAAGTAATGCTATTATTCAACCAAATTTAGATAATTTTCAACTAAAATTAGTTAACTCACAATTAGCTCAATGGGGGTTCTATCGCTTTCTTTTTGAAGGTGATGTGGAGGTTAATGGGAATCCTCTTGATTTTGAAAACCTAAGAGCAAATGGGGCTGTAAACGTCCGTAGGGGAAATATTTATATAGGGGGTGCAAATCCTTTACCTAATGCCGTGTCAGGGGTTGGTTTTGGTGATACTACTTTCTTTTTATCTCGTACTAATGAGAATAGAATTGTGTTTGATCCTAATGATAGTATTCTTAATCCCAGTATCGATATAGAAGTACAGGCAGATATAGTGGATTATTCTCGTCAATTACCTGTTACAGGTAGCAATGAAATTGCAGATCCCATTGTTAGGGGGGGGAGAGGAGATAATATTCAAGTTGTTTTAAATATTGATGGTGAATTGGGTCAACTGTTACCAGTATTGTCGAGTCAAGTTAATCAATTTTGCTACTTGCCTACTTCTGAAACTCTTATCGGGGATAAAATTTCCTCTGAGCGCTTAAAAGAAGTAGAAACTTGCGTCAATTTAGCGGTTTTAAATCAGCAGGGAGCTAATTTTAATTTATTTAATTCTCCGATTGTTTCTCTCAGTAGTACTCCTAATCGTAGTGAGGGGGAATTGATTAATTTGATTGTGGGAGGTCAATTAATTAATATTGCAGACCAGTTACAAAATTTGAGTGGAGAACAATTGTTTGAAAATGGTTTAGTACAATTTTTCTTAGTACCCATTGCTAATAATTTAAGTTTTGGAGTAAATGAAAGAGTTAGTACTTGGGGAAAACCTTTAGGAATGAAAGATTTGCGTATTTTTCCTCTGGTGGAGGGAGTTTATGAGGTGCAGGAGAAATCTAGCGTTTCTGTATCTTATGATTATATTTATGGGGAGTTCAAAGTACGTTATCAGATGCAGTTTTAAGTTGATGTAATTTGAGTCAAATAGACAAAACTATTCTTGGTAGGTGTCGGGTGTCAAGTTGTAGGTTTCAGGTTACTGGTGTTAGGGTGTTAGGGAGAAGTTAATTAAACACTTTTGTCCCTTGCCCTTTTCATCATCACTCATAGATGAAAATTTATCCTGAACTCAGGTTATTTATAATAAATTTAGAATAATATTTGAGTAATAATTTAGTTTATGAAAGCAATTTTAATGACTGAAGCTGGGGGAGTGGATGTTCTGCAATTAAGAGATATTCCCACTCCACACATCAAAAGTCCTACGGAAATTTTAGTTGAGTTGAAGGCGGCAGGGGTTAATCCTATTGATACAAAAATTAGAAAGCGTGGTAGTTTTTATCCTGAATTTTCTTCTCCTGTTTTAGGTTGTGATGGTGCAGGAATAGTTGTAGAAGTAGGCGATGGGGTGACAAGGTTTAGGAAGGGTGATGAAGTGTATTTTTGTGTTGGTGGCTTAGGGAAGCCTGAAACGGGAAATTATGCTCAATATACTGTAGTTGAGGAGGATTATGTTGCAAAAAAACCTCAATCTCTTTCTTTTGCGGAAGCGGCTTGCGCTCCTTTAGTGTTAATTACGGCTTGGGAAGCTATTTGCGATCGCATCTCTTTAAGTGCTAATGATAAAATTTTAATTCATGGTGGAGCAGGGGGAGTTGGTCATGTAGCTATTCAGTTGGCAAAATTGAGAGGAGTAGAAGTAGCCACAACGGTGGGTAATCTTGATAAAGAAAGATTAGTGAGAAAATTGGGGGCAGACTATCCTATTCTTTATAAACAACAAGATTTTATCAGTGCAATCATGGATTGGACAAAGGGAAAGGGAGTAGATGCGGCTTTCGATACTGTGGGGGGGAAAACTTTTTTTGATACTTGTCAAGTAGTAAGGGTATATGGAGATATAGTCACAATACTTGAACCAGATTGCCATAGCTCAAGTTTAAAAACAGCCCGTAATCGTAACTTAAGAATCAGTTTAGAGTTGATGCTAACTCCCGCTTTGATGAATTTACAAGAAGGGTTGAAACATCAAAGAAAAATTTTAGAACAATGTGCAGTGTGGTTTGATGAAGGGAAATTAACCATACATTTAGAACATACTTTTCCGTTGGAATCAGCGTCGGTAGCCCATCAAATGATTGAGTCTGGTTCAACCACTGGAAAAATAGCCCTGATAATTTAACTTTGGTTCACCTGAAGAATATCGAATAAGGGGAGGTTTCAGGTGTCAGAGTATTTAGAGGAGGAGAGAAGGAAAAACAAGTAATGAATGAGTAATGAGGTATTCAGAGTTAGAAATTATTAATTATCACTATCAACTATTTACCATTGCCTGTTGCCTATCAGCGTCGCTTTATGAATCAAAGGTGGTGGGGAATGCCCACCTTACCATTATTTTTATCTACGCCAAGAAACTTTGGGTAATATTTGCTCCATATCTACTCTACCTTTATATTTATTAGCAAAGTTAAGTAAGGAGTCAAGGAGAGAATCAGAGAGATAATGAGGTTGCAAACCTAAATCTAAGAGTTTAGTGTTTTTAGCATTGAAATAGTGATCCTCTAATTCTACTCGGGGATTTTCTAAATTGTTAATTTCGACTTTTAAGCCTAAAGTTGCCCCAGCTTTTTGCACCATGGTGGCTAAATCTTTGATACTGAATAACTCGGTAAATTGGTTAAACACTCTAAATTGTCCAGCCTCCGCAGGATTTGCGATCGCAAGTTCCATACATCTGACAGTATCACGAATATCCAAGAAAGCACGAGTTTGTCCACCTTTACCATAAACAGTAAGAGGATGTCCGATAGCCGCTTGAATACAAAAACGGTTTAAGGCAGTACCAAAAACACCATCATAATCAAGACGGTTAATTAATAACTCATCCATGCCTGTTTCTTCGGTTAAAACCCCATAAACCACCCCTTGGTTTAAATCGGTGGCACGAATACCCCAAATTTTACAAGCAAAATGGATATTATGACTATCGTGTACTTTACTTAAATGATAGAAGCTACCGGGCTGTTTAGGATAAGGTAAAATATCCTTACGTCCGTTATGTTCAATTTCGATATAACCTTCTTCAATATCAATATTAGGAGTACCATATTCCCCCATAGTACCTAACTTAACGAGGTGAGAGTCGGGAAACTCCTCTTTCATGGCATAGAGAATGTTTAAAGTACCTACCACATTATTAACTTGGGTAAATACAGCGTGTTCTCTGTCAATCATTGAATAAGGGGCGCTACGTTGCTCCCCGAAATGTACAATAGACTCAGGCTCAAATTTGCGGAAAGCCTTAATTAAGAAATCATAGTTAGTAATATCACCGACAAAAAGCTCAATTTTTTTACCAGTTAATTCATACCAACGATTAATTCTTTTTTGAATAGAGGCAATGGGAGTTAAAGTATTTACACCTAATTTATCATCCCAGTGACGACGGCCTAAATTGTCTAAAATAGCAACATCATAACCTTTATTAGAGAGATGAAGGGCCGTTGCCCAACCGCAATAACCATCCCCGCCTATTACTAATGCTTTCATTGTGACTATTTTTCTTGTTATTATCTCAACATATTTAGGTTAATGTACCAAATTATTGACACAAAAAAGATCATTTAATTAAGATTTTTATTAACCTTTGCCCCTTGCCCCTTGCTCATTGCCCTTTTAACTTTGCCTTTTAACCCTTACCTATTGCTCTTTGTATGACTTGTTGGAGAAGTCTATTGATAACTCATGGGGTCAAATAGAGACACTATCCAACCTAATTTTATCGCTTCTGAGATGCGATCGAGGGTTTCTTCTCGACTAAAACCAAAATGAGTTTCTTCCTGAAGAATAGCGGTAACGCTTAAGTGTCCATTGCAACTTCTTAACAAACGGGCTTCATCTTCGCTAATGGTTCTTATTTCCACTTGATTATCAGGTTTGCGCCAAATCAAATAAGGCTTTCTTTCTCCTGCAATGAGGTGTCTGGGTTCAATGGGGCATTTATAGGCTTTGGTGAGGGGAATTAAGCAATAGCAAGAAAAAGGAATGCGAGTACCATGTTCTAATTTGGGGCGATAACCATGAAGTTTTTTTACTCGGAGACGGTGTAATAATTCCTCTGGATCATTTTTTCTCAAAGTAGGGGCGGTTTCTGCTCTTCTTAATCGCCATTCGGTGAGAGCAACATCAATTAATAGTCTTGACCAATCGATCTTTTGTTCTTCTATAGTGGGTATCAAAGGCTCAAAAAATTCTGGTTTAACTACAGTGAGATAATCCATAAAACTATTGGCATAGTCTAAAACGGTGACATTATCACAATGACTATGAAGGTAAAAATCATCCACAAAGCGATCGAATAATTCTGCTCCCATAATCGCTTCACAGGCAGGAAATATCTCATGAAAAGGTGCGATCGTTCTCGTTCTAGCTCTATTTAAGTATAAGTCTAAAACCTCTTCTGTGTTTCTGTGATGAGCGGGAATAATAATACTTTCTAACCAAGGAGAATTTTTGTCTGCTCTCAAACTTTTGAGAAATTGCTGTTCTAGCTTTAAAAGAGTGGGTGATTTCATGAAATTTTAGGAATATTAACCAATGTAAAGAAGAATGGATATTTTATAGACCAAGTTTATCATATGGATTCGGAAGAAAATAATTAAGCAATGATTAAAATCAGGGAAAATACGGAAAACAATACCTAGATATTTTCGGTTTTCTCCCCCCATTAAATAAGAAGGATATGACAAGATAAAAATAACAGTTGAAGATTAAATAAATATCAATTGAAGCAGAATTTATTAGGAAGTAAAAATATGGCTATTGTTCGTTTTAATCCTTTGTATGAAATTAATAGCTTACATCGTCAAATGAATCGATTACTAGATGAAATAACTGCATGGGATGATACTCCTAATTCTTTGGTTAAACCCGCAGTGGAATTGTTGGATAACAACGACAGTTTAATGCTTAAAGTTTTAGTACCCGGAATTGACAAAAAAGATCTTGATGTCAGTGTTACCCGTGATAGTGTAAAAGTAAGTGGTGAATACCATCGTCAAGAGGAAAGTAAAGATACTGGTTACTACATTTCTGAATTTAATTACGGTAAATTTGAACGGACAATTAATTTACCATTACCAGTCAAAAATGACCAAGTAAAAGCAGAATATAATGACGGTGTCTTAACGTTAATTCTACCAAAACTTGAAGACGAAAAAAATAAGGTATTTAAAGTTAGTTTAGGAGCAGAGGAAAAACCAGCTTTAGAATCAGAAATTAATGGCTAATATTATTCTAAAAAAGGTTTAATGCTTACTAAATAAATGACTAATTTGCCTGTCTCAAAAAGACAGGTTTTTTTTATGAAAGTAATAGGTAACGAGTGTTCGGAGATTTTAATTCCTAAAACTATCAACTATTAACCATTGCCCATTTCCTATTCCCTATTCCTCTCCCAAATGAGAAATCATCTCTAAAATCAGCAACGCCAAATTTAGATGCAAAATAACCATAAATAAAATGCAGAAAAAAGAATACTTTGGATGTTCAGTATCAGAAGATACATTTCTTAACAAAATCTGGTGACAAGATTAAACACACAAAATCCGAGGTTGTATATATTGATTAGTTCTAGATGATAAGTGAAAAAGTTACCACAGTTTGCCCTTATTGCGGTGTTGGTTGCGGTTTAGAAGTTCAGCCCCCTGCTTCTCAAGGAAAAGCGACAAATAGAGATTCTGAGGGTACTCCCATTTGGAAAGTAATGGGCGATCGCACCCATCCTTCTAGTTTAGGAAAAGTTTGTGTGAAAGGAGCAACGGTAACAGAAGCGATCAATAAAAGTCGTCTTAAATATCCTTTATATAGAGAAACACTACAGCAAGATTTTCGACAAATTGACTGGGAAGAAGCCTTTAACCTAATTGTTAAACAAATTCAGTTAGTGAGCAAAACTATCGGGGTTGATGGTATTTGTATGTATGGCTCAGGGCAGTTTCAAACAGAAGATTATTATGTTGCCCAAAAATTACTTAAAGGTTGCTTAGGAACAAATAATTTCGATGCCAATTCCCGTTTATGTATGTCCTCGGCGGTTTCAGGTTATATGGGCAGTTTTGGGGCGGATGGTCCTCCTTGTACCTATGAGGATTTAGAATTAACAGACTGTGCTTTTTTGGTGGGAACGAATACCGCAGAATGTCATCCCATCGTTTTTAATCGTTTACGGGCATATCATAAGAAAAATCGTCATGTTAAAATGATTGTGGTTGATCCTCGTCGTACAGCTACCGCAGAAGCGGCGGATCTTCATTTAGCTATTAAACCCGGTACAGATATTGATTTATTTAATGGTATTGCTTATTTATTATTACAGTGGGGTGCGATCGATACTTTTTTTATTGATGAATGTACAAGGGATTTTCCTGCCTATGCAGAAGTAATTAGTAATTATCCTCCTCAAATTGTTGCCGATAAATGCGGTATTGAAGTTAAAGATTTAGAAATTGCCGCCCGTTATTGGGCAGAATCGGAAAAGGTGTTATCTTTATGGTCGATGGGGTTAAACCAGTCTTCTGAGGGTACAGCAAAAGTAAGAACTTTAATTAATCTTCATTTGATGACTGCTACAATCGGTAAAGCAGGATGTGGCCCTTTTTCTCTGACAGGTCAACCTAATGCCATGGGAGGAAGAGAGGCAGGAGGATTATCTCATATTCTCCCGGGTTATCGCAGTGTCAAAAATCCCCTTCATCGTCGGGAATTAGAAGAAATATGGCAATTACCATCGGGGGCTATTTCCGCCAATGTGGGTAAAACAGTATGGGAAATGATTATGGGTTTGGAAAATGGGGATGTGGGTTTATTGTGGATTGCGGCCACTAACCCTGCGGTGAGTATGCCCGATTTAGAAAGGACAAAACAAGCCCTATTAAAATCTCCTTTCACTATCTATCAAGATGCTTATTACCCCACAGAAACCGCCTATTATGCTCATTTAGTCTTACCTACCACCCAATGGAGTGAAAAAGCGGGTACTATGACTAACTCCGAAAGGGTTGTAACTTACTGTCCTGCTTTCAATAGTTCTGTTCCTTCTCAGGCAAAAGCGGATTGGGAAATTTTTGCGGAGGTAGGTAAAAGATTAGGATTTGAACAGTATTTTGGTTTTAACGATTCTGCTCAAGTATATCAAGAATTTGTCAAAACAACGCGCGATCGCCCCTGTGATATGTCTGGTTTAACTCATGATTTATTAGCTAAACATGGTTCGATACAATGGCCTTTTCCTCTCCGAAGCGATCCCAAAAATCGTTACGGTAGAAGACTTTACAGCGATTGGCACTTTCACACCGAAGATGGCAGGGCAAAATTTGCCGCTTTCCATAGCCGAGGTTTAGCCGAACCTCCTAACCCAGATTATCCCCTTGTTTTGACGGTGGGCAGACTTTATGGACATTGGCACACTATGACTCGCACTGGTAGAATTGACAAAATAGTAAAAATGCACCCTGAGCCGTTCCTCGAAATCCATCCTAAAGATGCTCGTAAATATGAATTAGAAGACGGTGAATTAGTTAGAGTTGTATCTGTTCGAGGAGAAGCTAAATTTAAAGTGAAAATAACAAGTGCGATCGCACCTTCCACCGTCTTTGCACCCATGCACTGGGGTTTTCTCTGGGCAGAAAATGCCGAAGCCAATAGCCTAACCCATCCCCATTCTTGTCCTATTTCCAAACAGCCAGAATTAAAAGCCTGTGCCGTCAATTTAGTTAAAGTTAATCCAATTCCTACAGAAATCAAGCAAGAGACAAAAGGCAAGGGGGAATTGACAATTAAAAATTAAGAATTAAGAATCAAAAACTCTGAACACTCATTACTTTTTTCTCCCTAACACCCCAATACCCGAATACTCTGATACCTCTCTCCCTATCCCCCTATCAGGACTTAATTTCCTGTACCAAAGTGATACTAACCCATCTTCCTTGATCATCATATTGTCTAATTAAACGTAATCTCATATTCGTTTCTACTAACCAACCAAATTCAAGAAAGAAACTTTGACGATTTTCAATTTTTACAGGAGTAGTGGAAGATGCACCATCGGGCAAAAGTAAAACTCGATTTTCTTTATTTCCCTGATTAAATGTAATAATGTTGTCGTTGATAGTGCCTTCAGAAGAATAGTTCATAAAAGGAGTTTTTAGGGTTTGTTTGAGTATGTTTCCTTCTCTTTTTAAAGTTAATTGAGTTTGATATGGTTCACTATTACGCCAATCTGGATATAATGTTAGCGCTTCTCCTCGCCATTTCCCTTCTAGTTGCTCAATGGTAAGATGCTCCCTCTCTATACCTTCTCCCCCCTCCCGAAATTCTCGAATAAGAGTGACAGAGTCGAAGTGACTATCTTTGTTAAACAATTGTACTAACCTGCAACGGCGATCGCACCTTACATAACCATATTCTGCCCCAAAAACGGAAAAAGGACTAAACTGTTGAGAGCCTTTGGCAAAATGACCATCTTCAAATAAAAATATATTACGATTCAGGCTACTAAATTCATTGACTATAGGATTAGGGTTTCCATCTCTAGCTAGAGTAAATTTAATGGTTTTACCATCATCACTGCCGAGAGTTAATTTACTGGAAGTCTCTTTGAGCAATTTACCATGAGGAGAAAACTGACTGAATGAACCTAACCAAACTCCTGAGTTTTTTAGTAAATAAGACCACTGTGAGGAAGACATAAGACGATATTTTAATTAAATTAACTTAGATTATTTTGTCATAAAACTACGAACATCAGGCTATAATATACTATCATAAATATTGCTAAAATTTCCCTTAATTGATACTAATAAAATTGCTATAATGAACCAGTCAAAAGAAATAGATAAAGAGAATTTAGTTAAAGAAGTTGCTAAAATAAAATACTGGCATCATTACATGGATTTTGGTGCGGGGGTAGAAACAAAAACAGGAAAAGAAGGACGATTTTGTAAGAAATTTCAAAACTGGATTTTAAGTGGTATTCCTCAAGATTTAACGGGAAAAACTGTTTTAGATATTGGTGCATGGGATGGTTTTTATTCTTTTTCTGCGGAAAAAAGGGGTGCAAAAAGAGTTTTAGCTACAGATTCTTTTATTTGGGAGCAGAGGCAACTATATGGTTTAGATGATAATTTTTGGCGTGATTTTGGTGCGGGAAAACAGGGTTTTGAATTAGCAAGAAAAATGTTTAATTCCCAAGTGGAGGATTACAATATTGATGTTTTAGAGCTTAATCCTGAAAAAATTGGTACTTTTGATGTGGTATTTTTTTTAGGGGTTTTATATCATATGAAATATCCTCTTTATGCTTTAGAAAAAGTAAGAAGTGTTACCAAAGAATTGCTTATTTTAGAAACTCATATAAGTTTATTTTTTAGCTTATTTCCTATGCCTTTAATGCGTTTTTATCCTACTAATGAATTAAGTCAAGACGTAACAAATTGGACTGGTGCAAATATTGCTTTGGTTAAGTCATGGTTACTAACTGCAGGTTTTGGTAAAGTGGAATTAGTCAAATGGCGAAAAGATAGAGCTATTTTTCACGCATGGGTGTAATTTCTTATTTAATGATAAATTAATTCACTATCAAATAAAGATATTTGTTTTGGTTTAAATTGATTTTTATTAAGATAATTAGTCTCAAAAAATTGCCCCTTGACTTGCTGTGCGATCGCTTCTATCATAGGTACAACAACAGAATTTCCAATGCGATTATAGAGCTTTGCTTTACTACCAATTAATTTAAAATCATCTGGAAAACCCATCAACCGATAACATTCTCTTAAAGTTAATTTTCTTACCCTGCCATTATGTAAGATGTAATATCTTCCTGCCGATTCTTGAGATGATAAAGTAGGATGATTTCCCTCAGAGGAGTAAATTCGATTCGGTTGTTTATGAACTCTGGATAAATGCTTAGTATTTGGTTTTGTACCTTTTAATCGAATATTCTTATTTCTATAACCTGCAAATATTAAACCTGATAACTGTTTTTTCGGATTTTCAATTAGAGTATATTCTTCTTCTTTTAAATACTCGAAATCTGGGGAATCTTTTTCTAAAATATCGGCTAATTTATTACATTTTTGTTGTTTTAAATAATCAAAATTAAATTCTTTTTGACCTAAATAACCAATAATAATTGTTCTCTCTCTATTTTGAGGGACACCAAAATCTTTACCATTTAATAATGCCCAATTAATTGTGTAACCTAAGTCATTTAATGTGGTTAAAACTATTTTTAAAGTTCTACCTTTATCATGACTTTTAAAATGCTTAACATTTTCTAAAACAATAACTTTTGGACGATGATATTCTAATATTTTAGCAATATCAAAAAATAATGTACCCCTAATATCGTTAAAACCTTTTTTTTCTCCAGCAATACTAAAAGGTTGACAAGGAAAACCAGCTAATAAAATGTCAAAATGGGGAATAGATTCAAGTTCAATTTTTTTTATATCTCCAAAAGGTAAATCTCCAAAATTAAGTTGATACATTTCCCTTGCATGATTATCTATTTCTGAGCTAAATACACACTGAAATCCTACTTTTTCAAAACCTAATCTAAATCCACCTATTCCGGCAAACAAATCAACAAATTTATAACACATTACCTAAATCTCTTAATAACTCATTTTTCTGCCATTGATAGTAAGTCTAATTCTTTTAAAGTAGGTGTGATATATTGTGTATCAATAGTTCTACCTGAAAAACCATTTTTTATTTGTGTTTGATGATTTCTAATATCCTGTTGAGGATGAAAAATTTTATAAATGGATAAAGTTATTAAA is a window from the Cyanobacterium sp. Dongsha4 genome containing:
- a CDS encoding zinc-dependent alcohol dehydrogenase family protein; protein product: MKAILMTEAGGVDVLQLRDIPTPHIKSPTEILVELKAAGVNPIDTKIRKRGSFYPEFSSPVLGCDGAGIVVEVGDGVTRFRKGDEVYFCVGGLGKPETGNYAQYTVVEEDYVAKKPQSLSFAEAACAPLVLITAWEAICDRISLSANDKILIHGGAGGVGHVAIQLAKLRGVEVATTVGNLDKERLVRKLGADYPILYKQQDFISAIMDWTKGKGVDAAFDTVGGKTFFDTCQVVRVYGDIVTILEPDCHSSSLKTARNRNLRISLELMLTPALMNLQEGLKHQRKILEQCAVWFDEGKLTIHLEHTFPLESASVAHQMIESGSTTGKIALII
- a CDS encoding NAD-dependent epimerase/dehydratase family protein, with translation MKALVIGGDGYCGWATALHLSNKGYDVAILDNLGRRHWDDKLGVNTLTPIASIQKRINRWYELTGKKIELFVGDITNYDFLIKAFRKFEPESIVHFGEQRSAPYSMIDREHAVFTQVNNVVGTLNILYAMKEEFPDSHLVKLGTMGEYGTPNIDIEEGYIEIEHNGRKDILPYPKQPGSFYHLSKVHDSHNIHFACKIWGIRATDLNQGVVYGVLTEETGMDELLINRLDYDGVFGTALNRFCIQAAIGHPLTVYGKGGQTRAFLDIRDTVRCMELAIANPAEAGQFRVFNQFTELFSIKDLATMVQKAGATLGLKVEINNLENPRVELEDHYFNAKNTKLLDLGLQPHYLSDSLLDSLLNFANKYKGRVDMEQILPKVSWRR
- a CDS encoding DNA-binding domain-containing protein codes for the protein MKSPTLLKLEQQFLKSLRADKNSPWLESIIIPAHHRNTEEVLDLYLNRARTRTIAPFHEIFPACEAIMGAELFDRFVDDFYLHSHCDNVTVLDYANSFMDYLTVVKPEFFEPLIPTIEEQKIDWSRLLIDVALTEWRLRRAETAPTLRKNDPEELLHRLRVKKLHGYRPKLEHGTRIPFSCYCLIPLTKAYKCPIEPRHLIAGERKPYLIWRKPDNQVEIRTISEDEARLLRSCNGHLSVTAILQEETHFGFSREETLDRISEAIKLGWIVSLFDPMSYQ
- a CDS encoding Hsp20/alpha crystallin family protein, encoding MAIVRFNPLYEINSLHRQMNRLLDEITAWDDTPNSLVKPAVELLDNNDSLMLKVLVPGIDKKDLDVSVTRDSVKVSGEYHRQEESKDTGYYISEFNYGKFERTINLPLPVKNDQVKAEYNDGVLTLILPKLEDEKNKVFKVSLGAEEKPALESEING
- a CDS encoding molybdopterin oxidoreductase family protein; the protein is MSEKVTTVCPYCGVGCGLEVQPPASQGKATNRDSEGTPIWKVMGDRTHPSSLGKVCVKGATVTEAINKSRLKYPLYRETLQQDFRQIDWEEAFNLIVKQIQLVSKTIGVDGICMYGSGQFQTEDYYVAQKLLKGCLGTNNFDANSRLCMSSAVSGYMGSFGADGPPCTYEDLELTDCAFLVGTNTAECHPIVFNRLRAYHKKNRHVKMIVVDPRRTATAEAADLHLAIKPGTDIDLFNGIAYLLLQWGAIDTFFIDECTRDFPAYAEVISNYPPQIVADKCGIEVKDLEIAARYWAESEKVLSLWSMGLNQSSEGTAKVRTLINLHLMTATIGKAGCGPFSLTGQPNAMGGREAGGLSHILPGYRSVKNPLHRRELEEIWQLPSGAISANVGKTVWEMIMGLENGDVGLLWIAATNPAVSMPDLERTKQALLKSPFTIYQDAYYPTETAYYAHLVLPTTQWSEKAGTMTNSERVVTYCPAFNSSVPSQAKADWEIFAEVGKRLGFEQYFGFNDSAQVYQEFVKTTRDRPCDMSGLTHDLLAKHGSIQWPFPLRSDPKNRYGRRLYSDWHFHTEDGRAKFAAFHSRGLAEPPNPDYPLVLTVGRLYGHWHTMTRTGRIDKIVKMHPEPFLEIHPKDARKYELEDGELVRVVSVRGEAKFKVKITSAIAPSTVFAPMHWGFLWAENAEANSLTHPHSCPISKQPELKACAVNLVKVNPIPTEIKQETKGKGELTIKN